In Streptomyces longhuiensis, the following proteins share a genomic window:
- a CDS encoding oxygenase MpaB family protein, whose product MQRYERLRQIRRLDPDRDWLTIYRLTATYEFPWDLTRALELALYRTYAVPSIGQLLDRTAELTERTQKRYDDTSLLLDTVVEHGFDSIQGRTAIRRINQMHRSYDISNDDMRYVLCTFVVVPRRWIDTYGWRRLSRHEVIASAHYYRALGRHMGIQGIPESYEEFETCLDTYEAEHFGRDEAGRRVSDATLTLMASWYPGVLEPVLKKATVALLDEPLLRAFDYEPPSPLTRTLVRGAVRLRGRAVRLLPPRRAPHQARQNWEIKSYPKGYRVDELGTFPTPGLRGCPVPHAAPPGEGSADHRPPPRTT is encoded by the coding sequence ATGCAGCGCTACGAACGACTCCGGCAGATCCGGCGGCTCGACCCGGACCGGGACTGGCTGACGATCTACCGGCTGACCGCCACCTACGAGTTCCCGTGGGACCTCACGCGGGCCCTGGAGCTGGCGCTCTACCGCACCTACGCGGTACCGAGCATCGGCCAACTGCTGGACCGGACAGCCGAACTGACGGAGCGTACGCAGAAGCGGTACGACGACACCTCGCTGCTGCTCGACACCGTCGTCGAGCACGGCTTCGACAGCATTCAGGGGCGCACGGCGATCCGCCGCATCAACCAGATGCACCGCAGCTACGACATCAGCAACGACGACATGCGGTACGTCCTGTGCACGTTCGTCGTCGTGCCCAGGCGCTGGATCGACACCTACGGCTGGCGCCGCCTCTCGCGCCACGAGGTGATCGCCTCGGCGCACTACTACCGCGCGCTGGGCCGGCACATGGGAATCCAGGGCATCCCGGAGTCCTACGAGGAGTTCGAGACCTGCCTCGACACCTACGAGGCCGAGCACTTCGGCCGGGACGAGGCCGGGCGGCGGGTGTCGGACGCGACGCTCACCCTCATGGCGTCCTGGTATCCGGGCGTCCTGGAACCGGTACTGAAGAAGGCGACGGTCGCCCTCCTCGACGAGCCGCTCCTGCGCGCCTTCGACTACGAGCCGCCGAGCCCACTCACGCGCACGCTCGTGCGGGGCGCCGTCCGCCTGCGCGGCCGTGCGGTACGACTGCTGCCGCCCCGCCGCGCGCCGCACCAGGCCCGCCAGAACTGGGAGATCAAGAGCTACCCGAAGGGCTACCGGGTCGATGAACTCGGCACGTTCCCCACGCCGGGCCTGCGCGGCTGCCCCGTCCCGCACGCGGCGCCGCCCGGCGAGGGGTCAGCCGATCACAGGCCGCCGCCGCGCACGACGTAA
- a CDS encoding MFS transporter — translation MTVPSPGAAAPPQAPEGQPRKAALAAWTGSALEYYDFFIYGSAAALIFPKVFFDESDPANATLLSLATFGVAYAARPVGALFLGHIGDRLGRKKIMVFTLILMGLSTFLIGCLPSRAQVGSLAPLLLVLCRVLQGISAAGEQASASSMTLEHAPPGRRGFFTSFTLSGTQAGQLIATLVFIPVAALPEDQLLSWGWRVPFWLSVAVAVVGYAIRRSLEETPAFAQQAVTEGVVKLPLAVLLRDHWADVLRVVAGSLIASVSTIFTVWALSYATSDSVGMDRTGMLWVGALANVAALGAIPLWAKLSDRIGRRPVYLVGAVGSAVLMACYLWAISTGSYPLVLVLGILTFGVVYSAANGIWPSFYGEMFSTRVRLSGVAIGTQIGFAVAGFAVTFAAQTAGPDGDDWSAVALFTAALCVPPVIAALTARETHRVPSEQLGLSREAVAAGRVPTKV, via the coding sequence GTGACCGTCCCCTCCCCCGGCGCCGCCGCGCCGCCCCAGGCCCCCGAGGGCCAGCCACGCAAGGCAGCGCTCGCGGCCTGGACCGGCAGCGCCCTGGAGTACTACGACTTCTTCATCTACGGCAGCGCCGCCGCGCTGATCTTCCCCAAGGTCTTCTTCGACGAGTCCGACCCGGCGAACGCGACACTGCTCTCCCTCGCCACCTTCGGCGTCGCCTACGCCGCCCGCCCCGTCGGCGCGCTCTTCCTCGGCCACATCGGCGACCGGCTCGGCCGCAAGAAGATCATGGTCTTCACGCTGATCCTCATGGGGCTGTCGACTTTCCTCATCGGCTGTCTGCCCAGCCGCGCGCAGGTCGGCTCCCTCGCCCCCCTCCTGCTCGTGCTGTGCCGAGTGCTCCAGGGCATCTCCGCCGCGGGCGAGCAGGCGAGCGCGAGCTCGATGACGCTGGAACACGCGCCACCGGGCCGCCGCGGCTTCTTCACCAGCTTCACCCTCAGCGGCACCCAGGCCGGCCAGCTCATCGCCACCCTCGTCTTCATCCCGGTCGCGGCCCTGCCCGAGGACCAGCTGCTCTCGTGGGGCTGGCGCGTCCCGTTCTGGCTGAGCGTCGCCGTCGCCGTCGTCGGGTACGCGATCCGGCGCTCCCTGGAGGAGACCCCGGCCTTCGCCCAGCAGGCCGTGACCGAGGGCGTCGTGAAGCTGCCGCTGGCCGTCCTGCTGCGCGACCACTGGGCCGACGTCCTGCGCGTCGTCGCCGGCTCCCTCATCGCCTCCGTCAGCACGATCTTCACCGTGTGGGCCCTGTCGTACGCGACGAGCGACTCGGTGGGCATGGACCGGACCGGGATGCTGTGGGTGGGCGCCCTCGCCAACGTCGCGGCCCTCGGCGCGATCCCGCTCTGGGCGAAGCTCTCGGACCGTATCGGCCGCAGGCCGGTCTACCTCGTCGGCGCCGTCGGCAGCGCCGTGCTGATGGCCTGCTATCTGTGGGCGATCAGCACGGGCTCGTACCCGCTGGTCCTCGTCCTCGGCATCCTCACCTTCGGCGTCGTGTACAGCGCGGCCAACGGCATCTGGCCGTCCTTCTACGGCGAGATGTTCTCGACCCGGGTGCGGCTCTCCGGTGTGGCGATCGGCACGCAGATCGGCTTCGCGGTGGCCGGGTTCGCGGTGACGTTCGCCGCGCAGACAGCGGGTCCCGACGGAGACGACTGGTCCGCGGTCGCCCTGTTCACCGCGGCGCTGTGCGTCCCGCCGGTCATCGCGGCCCTCACCGCGCGCGAGACACACCGGGTGCCGTCGGAGCAGCTCGGCCTGAGCCGGGAGGCCGTGGCCGCCGGCCGCGTACCGACCAAGGTCTGA